The DNA region GAGttaaagcttcaacttggtcACCCTCGAGAAATTTCGTATAACGCTATGTAAGAGTTCAGTCACGAGCTCATTCTCCTTATGGCCAATACCTTTAGACGAGAACGGTCACATCGCTACCAACGACTGCAAAAAACGCGAGTACCGCGCTGTGAGTTTAATAAAATCGATTCTCGCGTTTTTCGTTACACGTTAAACCTCCATTAACCATATTCTCGGTCAGATCAGTAACAAATTGCCAAAGGCTCTGGAGGGTGTTCGAGATCGCAATGATGTCCCCCAGTAAGGGCAGCATGGCCACGAGGCGCTCACCGCTCAAGGAGACAAACGCCAACCTGAAAACCGGAACTGATATGGTGAAAAGACGGGCGgttgagaaacttgaaTTGCAGCATAGAAAAAGGGCCAAGACGGCAGAGACCGGCAGAAGAACTATTGAAGGCGCCGTACAGACCCAGAGGCAGgcagagttcaaaaaagtgGGCGAGAGCGCAAAGGTTACGCCGCGTGATTTGCTGGAATGGCAGACCAACTGGAAGCGCATTATGCGACGTGATACGAAGATTTACTTTGATACCACAGAGGTCGCGGACGCTAAATTCAAGCCTGACAAGCGCAAGGAGCTTATGCGCCGTGGTTTTGTCTCACTAGGTGCCGAAATAACGCCCTTTTTCGACACGGACGTGACGATTGTCATTACGCAGAGAGCCGTCAAGGATTGCGATCGCTTGCCTGAGACGGACGTGCTGGCCAAGGCGTCGAAAAGATACATGAAAGTATGGAACTACGACAAGGCGGTCcggttcttgaagaacctgGACGTAGACCTGGACGCGTTGGACACCAAGGCGCCGGCCGCGCCATCCACGCTTTCGAACCTCCTGCAGAACGAAAAGCTCTACGGGCCCTCCGACAGAGATCCCAAGGCCAGGCGCGACGACGTCCACTACTTCAAATACCCGCATGTGTACTTGTACGACCTGTGGCAGGTGTGGGCGCCGATCATAACCGCCGAGTGGCGGCCGCAGGACTTTGCGAACCCGGACCGACTACCATATCCTGTGGTCAAGCCAGGGACGTTTGGGCGGTGTCCCTTCATCGGAGACGGCCACTGCGACGAGAGCAGCGCCAAAAGAATCATCAAGCGTTATAAGCGGGACGCCTTGAACGAGAGGTACGCGCTGCATCTGCGCGTCCTGTACCAGCACTCCGCAGAGCCCCGGAACCTGGTGTTCAAAGAGGAGGACTCACGGCCGCTGATTCTGCCGAATAGTTTCCCAAACTCTTATAAAAGCTACCGGGGTTTGCTGAGCGCAAACCAGCCGGCCGAGGAGGCTAAGAACAACCGGTCGCCGGAGCCCGTCTCCGCCAAGTCCACGACGTCTGTGACTCTGAAGCCGCCATCAAAGGCGATCTGGAGAGCACCGCAGCTGAACCAgcccgcgctgctgctctcaCGGCAGGACACCGAGGAGCTGGCCGACGACCTCTGCCGCAAGAAGCCCCGCATACCACAGGAGATCAAAGCCAGTGGCGTCAACCCGTCTAATGAcggcgccgccggcgcGGGCAACGGGCTAGCCCCCACCAAGGCCTCGGTCAtgaacaaaaacatgaagTCCTTGAACCGCCTAGTGGtcgacaagaagttcgCCAACACCTCAACGGGCTCCGCGGCTGAGCCGCACGCAGCCGCAGGTCCCAAACCCGCGTGCGCGAGCCCACGGACAGGCGACGACGCGGACAAGCAAAAGCAAAAGGAActcaagcagcagcaggacCTCAGACGCAACGACACGCGGCTAGGGTCGGGCTACTGCGAGAACTGCCGTGTCAAGTACGAGTGCCTGGCACACCACATCAATTCCGAGAAGCATCAGCATTTCGCGCACGACGACATCAACTTCGAGGCCATCGACTCGCTAATCGAGAAGCTAGCAGCATCGCGCGCGCTGTCCTGCAGCTACTGAAACGCGCGCGCCCCCACCAGAGTCGCCACCCGAGGCTGCGATCGCAGGCTTTGTTTACATCATATTTGCATTTTACATAGAGTATTCACCACTACCAGCACTACTACTATTACTACTATTACTACTTTTACCTTAGCGCTTCTTGCATAACCGTTGAGGTCCCGTGATTTTGTGATCCCCTGCCAACGTCCGCGGCTCTACGCCTCCTCCATGTCGAGCCCTCGGAGCTCTTCTAAGCTGCTAATGTCCGCGTTGGCTCACTGTAGTTAACCTTTACCTTAGATTGCCCGCGCCGAAAAACATTCTTGAGAAGctaaaacaaaaaaaaatttcgGTCCGTTAAACTGAACCAACGTTCAAGTCCAGAGCTAACCACTAACGTCTAAAGGGTAAGAGCACCATATGGCCCGCGACCGCGACAACAGCTCCGCGCGTGTGCTGCTGCCTACTCGGCTGCATTGACTGCTTTGGGAACATCTCGTAAACCTGACTCTTT from Lachancea thermotolerans CBS 6340 chromosome C complete sequence includes:
- the DBF4 gene encoding protein serine/threonine kinase activating protein DBF4 (weakly similar to uniprot|P32325 Saccharomyces cerevisiae YDR052C DBF4 Regulatory subunit of Cdc7p-Dbf4p kinase complex required for Cdc7p kinase activity and initiation of DNA replication phosphorylates the Mcm2-7 family of proteins cell cycle regulated), giving the protein MMSPSKGSMATRRSPLKETNANLKTGTDMVKRRAVEKLELQHRKRAKTAETGRRTIEGAVQTQRQAEFKKVGESAKVTPRDLLEWQTNWKRIMRRDTKIYFDTTEVADAKFKPDKRKELMRRGFVSLGAEITPFFDTDVTIVITQRAVKDCDRLPETDVLAKASKRYMKVWNYDKAVRFLKNLDVDLDALDTKAPAAPSTLSNLLQNEKLYGPSDRDPKARRDDVHYFKYPHVYLYDLWQVWAPIITAEWRPQDFANPDRLPYPVVKPGTFGRCPFIGDGHCDESSAKRIIKRYKRDALNERYALHLRVLYQHSAEPRNLVFKEEDSRPLILPNSFPNSYKSYRGLLSANQPAEEAKNNRSPEPVSAKSTTSVTLKPPSKAIWRAPQLNQPALLLSRQDTEELADDLCRKKPRIPQEIKASGVNPSNDGAAGAGNGLAPTKASVMNKNMKSLNRLVVDKKFANTSTGSAAEPHAAAGPKPACASPRTGDDADKQKQKELKQQQDLRRNDTRLGSGYCENCRVKYECLAHHINSEKHQHFAHDDINFEAIDSLIEKLAASRALSCSY